In one Curtobacterium citreum genomic region, the following are encoded:
- a CDS encoding Bax inhibitor-1/YccA family protein, which translates to MAFKPGFDQSPAFNDQGRGAWGVSGAGQQQAGWGQTPKQGQYPQQGGMTPEQLQYMYDRPSANTVDTDRMSYEDTIVKTLLAFGVLLVGAVAGWNLPPIVWIVGAIVGFVLALVNTFKKKPSPGLVLTYAFFEGLFVGGISNYFQTAFPQADGIVAQAVFGTLGVFAVTLLLFLSGKVRATPKLTRFFLIAMVGYMAFSLVNLVLMWTGVTQTAFGLMGTTIFGIPLGVLIGVFVVLMAAYSLILDFDQIKTGVQRGAPKIYAWTAAFGLIVTLVWLYLEILRILAIIASSQRN; encoded by the coding sequence ATGGCCTTCAAGCCCGGTTTCGACCAGTCCCCCGCCTTCAACGACCAGGGGCGTGGCGCCTGGGGCGTCAGCGGCGCTGGTCAGCAGCAGGCGGGCTGGGGACAGACCCCGAAGCAGGGGCAGTACCCGCAGCAGGGCGGCATGACGCCCGAGCAGCTGCAGTACATGTACGACCGCCCGTCGGCGAACACCGTCGACACGGACCGGATGTCGTACGAGGACACCATCGTCAAGACGCTCCTGGCGTTCGGCGTGCTCCTCGTCGGCGCGGTCGCCGGGTGGAACCTGCCCCCGATCGTCTGGATCGTCGGCGCGATCGTGGGCTTCGTGCTCGCGCTCGTGAACACCTTCAAGAAGAAGCCTTCGCCGGGACTGGTCCTGACGTACGCGTTCTTCGAGGGGCTGTTCGTCGGTGGTATCTCGAACTACTTCCAGACGGCGTTCCCGCAGGCCGACGGCATCGTTGCGCAGGCGGTCTTCGGCACCCTCGGTGTCTTCGCCGTTACGCTGCTCTTGTTCCTCTCGGGCAAGGTCCGTGCGACGCCCAAGCTGACCCGTTTCTTCCTCATCGCGATGGTCGGGTACATGGCGTTCTCGCTCGTGAACCTCGTCCTGATGTGGACCGGTGTCACGCAGACCGCCTTCGGGCTCATGGGAACGACGATCTTCGGCATTCCGCTCGGCGTCCTGATCGGCGTGTTCGTGGTGCTCATGGCGGCGTACTCGCTGATCCTCGACTTCGACCAGATCAAGACCGGTGTCCAGCGCGGCGCCCCGAAGATCTACGCGTGGACGGCGGCGTTCGGGCTCATCGTCACCCTGGTGTGGCTGTACCTCGAGATCCTGCGCATCCTCGCCATCATCGCGAGCAGCCAGCGCAACTAG
- the guaA gene encoding glutamine-hydrolyzing GMP synthase has product MSETDQRPVLVVDFGAQYAQLIARRVREANVYSEIVPHSITADEVKAKDPAAIVLSGGPSSVYEEGAPALDGEILDLGVPVLGICYGFQAMAKSLGGEVAQTGQREYGATDVTVTGTDSVLLGDQPASQVTWMSHGDSVAKAPEGFEVLASSASTPVAAFASDERKLYGVQWHPEVKHSAFGQAVLENFLHRAAGLPGDWNSNNVIEEQVARIREQVGSARVIAGLSGGVDSAVAAALVHKAVGDQLTCVFVDHGLLRADERKQVEEDYVASTGVRLVTVDAEQQFLDALAGVSDPEQKRKIIGREFIRTFEAAAEALVLEARGDDEAGEVKFLVQGTLYPDVVESGGGSGTANIKSHHNVGGLPEDMTFELVEPLRTLFKDEVRAVGRELGLPEVIVGRQPFPGPGLGIRIVGEVTAERLDLLRAADKIAREELTAAGLDEEIWQCPVVLLADVRSVGVQGDGRTYGHPIVLRPVSSEDAMTADWTRLPYDTLAKISNRITNEVPDVNRVVLDVTSKPPGTIEWE; this is encoded by the coding sequence GTGAGCGAGACCGACCAGCGACCCGTCCTCGTCGTCGACTTCGGTGCGCAGTACGCGCAGCTGATCGCCCGACGCGTGCGCGAGGCGAACGTCTACAGCGAGATCGTCCCGCACTCCATCACCGCGGACGAGGTCAAGGCGAAGGACCCGGCGGCCATCGTGCTCTCCGGCGGCCCCTCGTCCGTCTACGAGGAAGGCGCCCCGGCGCTCGACGGCGAGATCCTGGACCTCGGTGTCCCCGTGCTCGGCATCTGCTACGGCTTCCAGGCGATGGCGAAGTCGCTCGGTGGCGAGGTCGCCCAGACCGGCCAGCGCGAGTACGGCGCGACCGACGTCACCGTGACCGGGACCGACAGCGTCCTGCTCGGCGACCAGCCGGCGTCCCAGGTCACGTGGATGTCGCACGGCGACTCCGTGGCGAAGGCGCCGGAGGGCTTCGAGGTCCTCGCGTCGAGCGCCTCGACCCCGGTCGCCGCCTTCGCGTCAGACGAGCGCAAGCTCTACGGCGTGCAGTGGCACCCCGAGGTCAAGCACTCCGCGTTCGGCCAGGCCGTCCTCGAGAACTTCCTGCACCGTGCCGCCGGGCTCCCCGGCGACTGGAACTCGAACAACGTCATCGAGGAGCAGGTCGCCCGCATCCGGGAGCAGGTCGGCTCCGCACGGGTCATCGCCGGGCTCTCCGGCGGCGTCGACTCCGCCGTGGCCGCTGCCCTGGTGCACAAGGCCGTCGGCGACCAGCTCACGTGCGTCTTCGTCGACCACGGGCTCCTGCGCGCCGACGAGCGCAAGCAGGTGGAAGAGGACTACGTCGCCTCGACCGGTGTCCGGCTCGTCACGGTCGACGCGGAGCAGCAGTTCCTCGACGCCCTGGCCGGTGTGAGCGACCCGGAGCAGAAGCGCAAGATCATCGGCCGCGAGTTCATCCGCACGTTCGAGGCGGCCGCCGAGGCCCTCGTGCTCGAGGCGCGCGGAGACGACGAGGCCGGCGAGGTCAAGTTCCTCGTGCAGGGCACGCTCTACCCCGACGTCGTCGAGTCCGGCGGCGGTTCGGGCACGGCGAACATCAAGTCGCACCACAACGTCGGTGGGCTGCCGGAGGACATGACCTTCGAGCTCGTCGAGCCGCTGCGCACCCTGTTCAAGGACGAGGTCCGTGCGGTCGGTCGCGAGCTCGGGCTCCCCGAGGTCATCGTCGGCCGCCAGCCGTTCCCCGGCCCGGGGCTCGGCATCCGCATCGTGGGCGAGGTCACCGCGGAGCGGCTGGACCTGCTCCGTGCCGCGGACAAGATCGCGCGCGAGGAACTCACCGCGGCCGGCCTCGACGAGGAGATCTGGCAGTGCCCGGTCGTCCTGCTCGCCGACGTCCGCTCCGTGGGCGTCCAGGGCGACGGCCGTACCTACGGCCACCCGATCGTGCTCCGTCCGGTCTCGTCCGAGGACGCCATGACCGCGGACTGGACGCGCCTGCCGTACGACACCCTCGCGAAGATCTCGAACCGCATCACGAACGAGGTGCCCGACGTCAACCGGGTCGTGCTCGACGTCACGTCGAAGCCGCCGGGGACGATCGAGTGGGAGTGA
- a CDS encoding DUF3817 domain-containing protein has product MALTVRTRDIPKIPGAVKWYRVSAYITGVLLLALVIEVIIKYTPLQLEMQLGNGPFFVPNGTAGEAPGTFNLSIAILIAHGWLYVLYLFTDFRLWSIMRWKPSRFLLIALGGIIPFMSFVVEHRMQQKAMDTYHELTAAQQREKEAAR; this is encoded by the coding sequence ATGGCTCTGACCGTCCGAACCCGCGACATCCCGAAGATCCCGGGAGCCGTCAAGTGGTACCGCGTCTCGGCGTACATCACCGGTGTGCTGCTGCTGGCCCTCGTCATCGAGGTGATCATCAAGTACACGCCGCTGCAGCTCGAGATGCAGCTCGGCAACGGGCCGTTCTTCGTGCCGAACGGCACGGCCGGCGAAGCACCGGGCACGTTCAACCTGTCGATCGCGATCCTCATCGCGCACGGCTGGCTGTACGTCCTCTACCTGTTCACGGACTTCCGCCTCTGGAGCATCATGCGCTGGAAGCCGTCGCGCTTCCTGCTCATCGCCCTCGGCGGCATCATCCCGTTCATGTCCTTCGTGGTGGAGCACCGCATGCAGCAGAAGGCCATGGACACCTACCACGAGCTGACCGCTGCCCAGCAGCGTGAGAAGGAGGCCGCTCGGTGA
- a CDS encoding SURF1 family cytochrome oxidase biogenesis protein, with the protein MWAVARRPKWIALLVLALVLAGVFAGLGKWQLERSIANGTPLPETTETQKPLQDVTQPGQAASETIAGQKVSVTGRFVAGDTTLLTGRSGGGTYQTVGHLVDAASGASVPVVIGWADERRAAEAGGERVADGAELTVEGRYYPAESPDQDAYTKGEFSAVAPARFVNTWKAFDDRMYIGYVVADGSTAKAADLGTIADRAPTREVQFDWLNLFYAIEWVVFAGFAVFLWYRFVKDAWEREQEDAQDAAAATEPAPAHR; encoded by the coding sequence ATGTGGGCCGTTGCCCGACGACCGAAGTGGATCGCGCTGCTCGTGCTGGCGCTCGTGCTCGCGGGGGTGTTCGCCGGGCTGGGCAAGTGGCAGCTCGAGCGGAGCATCGCGAACGGCACCCCGCTGCCGGAGACCACCGAGACGCAGAAGCCGCTGCAGGACGTGACCCAGCCGGGGCAGGCCGCATCGGAGACGATCGCCGGGCAGAAGGTCAGCGTCACCGGTCGCTTCGTCGCCGGTGACACCACGCTGCTGACCGGCCGCTCCGGCGGCGGGACGTACCAGACCGTCGGCCACCTGGTCGACGCGGCGAGCGGCGCGAGCGTGCCCGTCGTGATCGGGTGGGCGGACGAGCGTCGCGCGGCCGAGGCCGGCGGGGAGCGCGTAGCCGACGGCGCCGAGCTCACGGTCGAGGGCCGCTACTACCCGGCCGAGTCGCCCGACCAGGACGCGTACACCAAGGGTGAGTTCTCGGCGGTGGCGCCGGCACGGTTCGTGAACACGTGGAAGGCGTTCGACGACCGGATGTACATCGGCTACGTCGTCGCCGACGGCAGCACCGCGAAGGCGGCCGACCTCGGCACCATCGCCGACCGGGCCCCGACGCGCGAGGTCCAGTTCGACTGGCTCAACCTGTTCTACGCGATCGAGTGGGTCGTCTTCGCCGGCTTCGCCGTGTTCCTCTGGTACCGCTTCGTGAAGGACGCCTGGGAACGTGAGCAGGAGGACGCTCAGGACGCCGCAGCGGCCACCGAGCCCGCTCCGGCGCACCGGTAG
- a CDS encoding cation:proton antiporter encodes MHLGGELLTIGGLFIIAYVLGRLGKTIGLPAIPIYMVVGLIASPHTPWIGLSVESHTIELIATFGLVLLLFNLGLEFDQEEFYGNAGKLLVSGGTYVAINMGIGFAFGFSLGWGTREALIIAGMTATSSSAIVTKLLIELRRLANDETPMILGVTVIEDVFIAIYLAIVSVVLSGDTNVWGVVGKLGLAFGFLVVMFTLARFAGKWVSKIFATRDDELFTVLFFGLAVMFGGIGDLLGVTDAIGAFVIGLLCGATRYRDRIEQLALPMRDVFAAFFFVNFGLGLDVSTFGEVLWPVLGAIGMTVVLNAVAGQIVARMNGFNVQQGINTAVILVNRGEFALILATLSAAAGLEERITAFAGLYVLVMAVLGPLLAVNSDRIGRLVVRPARVARLRQRLRARLGGSGARGSGAGIPAGPSLDAAIDTAAEAGVADQDAAAAARRAERDRQFAEEFALVEAAGREERDNGASDPATSDPVTSPVDVPTERPKRPARQRDPEY; translated from the coding sequence GTGCACCTGGGTGGTGAGCTGCTGACCATCGGCGGCCTGTTCATCATCGCCTACGTCCTCGGACGCCTGGGCAAGACCATCGGTCTGCCCGCCATCCCGATCTACATGGTCGTCGGGCTCATCGCGAGCCCGCACACCCCGTGGATCGGGCTGAGCGTCGAGTCCCACACGATCGAGCTGATCGCGACGTTCGGACTCGTGCTCCTGCTCTTCAACCTGGGGTTGGAGTTCGACCAGGAAGAGTTCTACGGCAACGCCGGGAAGCTCCTGGTCTCCGGCGGCACGTACGTCGCCATCAACATGGGCATCGGGTTCGCCTTCGGGTTCTCGCTCGGCTGGGGCACCCGAGAAGCCCTGATCATCGCGGGCATGACGGCGACGTCGTCGAGTGCGATCGTGACGAAGCTCCTCATCGAGCTGCGGCGCCTGGCGAACGACGAGACGCCGATGATCCTCGGCGTCACCGTGATCGAGGACGTCTTCATCGCCATCTACCTGGCGATCGTCTCCGTGGTGCTCTCCGGCGACACGAACGTCTGGGGCGTGGTCGGCAAGCTCGGACTCGCGTTCGGGTTCCTCGTCGTGATGTTCACGCTCGCCCGGTTCGCCGGCAAGTGGGTGTCGAAGATCTTCGCGACCCGCGACGACGAGCTGTTCACCGTGCTGTTCTTCGGCCTCGCCGTGATGTTCGGCGGCATCGGCGACCTGCTCGGCGTGACGGACGCGATCGGTGCGTTCGTGATCGGCCTGCTCTGCGGCGCGACCCGCTACCGGGACCGCATCGAGCAGCTCGCCCTGCCGATGCGCGACGTGTTCGCGGCCTTCTTCTTCGTGAACTTCGGGCTCGGCCTCGACGTGTCCACCTTCGGTGAGGTGCTCTGGCCCGTCCTCGGCGCGATCGGCATGACGGTCGTGCTCAACGCGGTCGCGGGGCAGATCGTCGCCCGGATGAACGGGTTCAACGTCCAGCAGGGGATCAACACCGCGGTCATCCTGGTGAACCGTGGCGAGTTCGCGCTGATCCTCGCGACGCTCTCGGCTGCCGCCGGCCTGGAGGAGCGGATCACCGCGTTCGCGGGCCTCTACGTCCTCGTCATGGCCGTCCTGGGACCGCTGCTCGCCGTGAACTCGGACCGGATCGGCCGCCTCGTGGTGCGCCCCGCCCGCGTGGCGCGGCTGCGCCAGCGCCTGCGCGCGCGGCTCGGCGGCTCCGGGGCCCGCGGCTCGGGTGCCGGGATCCCGGCGGGGCCGTCGCTCGACGCGGCGATCGACACCGCGGCCGAGGCCGGCGTCGCCGACCAGGACGCGGCCGCCGCCGCTCGTCGTGCCGAACGCGACCGGCAGTTCGCGGAGGAGTTCGCCCTCGTGGAGGCGGCTGGTAGGGAAGAGCGCGACAATGGAGCGTCCGACCCGGCCACGAGCGACCCCGTCACGTCGCCGGTCGACGTCCCCACCGAGCGCCCGAAGCGCCCGGCCCGCCAGCGTGACCCGGAGTACTGA
- a CDS encoding cation:proton antiporter regulatory subunit, translated as MVDVHRVKLPGVGVLHSFYTDDGGKCGVITHRSGHSDLISFADVSDGADKSEKVSLRLSEDEAHTLAELLGGTRITEGLDKLDEIPGLSIDWFSVDYDDAIAGKPLGDLHDSGFIGLTVVAVVRGDSANPAPSSDFVVFPGDTIVVAGAPEKVAKAFSFYRSGQLAAAAAEAPPGS; from the coding sequence ATGGTCGACGTCCATCGCGTCAAACTCCCCGGAGTCGGCGTGCTGCACAGCTTCTACACCGACGACGGTGGCAAGTGCGGGGTCATCACGCACCGGTCGGGGCACTCCGACCTCATCTCGTTCGCCGACGTCTCGGACGGCGCGGACAAGTCCGAGAAGGTCTCGCTGCGCCTGAGCGAGGACGAGGCGCACACCCTCGCCGAACTGCTCGGCGGCACCCGCATCACCGAGGGCCTCGACAAGCTCGACGAGATCCCCGGCCTGTCCATCGACTGGTTCAGCGTGGACTACGACGACGCGATCGCCGGCAAGCCCCTCGGCGACCTGCACGACTCCGGCTTCATCGGCCTCACCGTCGTCGCGGTCGTCCGCGGTGACAGCGCGAACCCCGCGCCCTCCTCCGACTTCGTCGTGTTCCCCGGTGACACCATCGTCGTCGCGGGTGCTCCCGAGAAGGTCGCGAAGGCGTTCTCCTTCTACCGCAGCGGACAGCTGGCGGCCGCGGCCGCCGAGGCGCCGCCCGGGAGCTAG
- a CDS encoding glycerol-3-phosphate dehydrogenase/oxidase, which produces MAKAPTSTSTGTSTGPGPDGTNAAPGRGVPSSGGVGFDPTAKLGPDERAATIEALKTKELDVLVVGGGIVGGGSALDAVTRGLSVGIVEARDWGSGTSSRSSKLVHGGIRYLEQLNFALVREALIERGLLLQRIAPHLVKPVRFLYPLNHRVWERFYIGIGMAMYDVFSWSGGRPPGVPHHRHLSRKQVLRNMPGLKKDAFIGGMTYYDAQVDDARYVASLVRTAASYGALAASRVRIEGFIKVGERVVGAHAHDIQTGEKFDIRAKQVVNATGVWTDDTQAMIGTRGQFKVRASKGVHLVIPRDRFQSNTGMILRTEKSVLFVIPWGRHWLVGTTDTDWNLDKAHPAATAADIDYILEHVNKVLAVPLTREDVEGVYAGLRPLLAGESDQTSQLSREHVVAHTVPGLVVVAGGKWTTYRVMGKDAIDEAVAAMDGKIPASTTEDIPLVGAEGYPAAWNRRGRTARSYGLHKVRIEHLLNRYGTLATEVLALVKQDPSLGEPLPQADDYIGAEVVYAASHEGALHLEDVLARRTRISIEAWDRGESAAPVAAKLMADVLGWDQETTENEVANYLKRVAAERESQLQPDDESADRVRLEAPDIAFGFDEDDVVVGGGRSSGAEGAKASDEQVVGEKTSEPK; this is translated from the coding sequence ATGGCGAAGGCACCCACCAGCACGAGCACCGGCACCAGCACGGGCCCCGGACCGGACGGGACGAACGCCGCTCCCGGGCGGGGCGTGCCGTCGAGCGGCGGCGTCGGGTTCGACCCGACCGCGAAGCTCGGGCCGGACGAACGCGCGGCGACGATCGAGGCGCTGAAGACGAAGGAGCTCGACGTCCTGGTCGTCGGCGGCGGCATCGTCGGTGGCGGTAGCGCGCTCGACGCGGTGACCCGCGGGCTGAGCGTCGGGATCGTCGAGGCCCGCGACTGGGGATCCGGCACGTCGAGCCGCTCGTCGAAGCTCGTGCACGGTGGCATCCGCTACCTCGAGCAACTCAACTTCGCGCTCGTCCGCGAGGCCCTGATCGAGCGCGGCCTGCTCCTGCAGCGCATCGCCCCGCACCTGGTGAAGCCGGTCCGCTTCCTGTACCCGCTCAACCACCGCGTGTGGGAACGCTTCTACATCGGCATCGGCATGGCGATGTACGACGTCTTCAGCTGGTCCGGCGGCCGTCCCCCGGGGGTCCCGCACCACCGGCACCTCAGCCGCAAGCAGGTCCTCCGGAACATGCCCGGCCTGAAGAAGGACGCCTTCATCGGCGGCATGACCTACTACGACGCGCAGGTCGACGACGCCCGCTACGTCGCGTCGCTCGTCCGGACCGCCGCCTCGTACGGGGCGCTCGCGGCCAGCCGGGTCCGGATCGAGGGGTTCATCAAGGTCGGGGAGCGGGTCGTCGGGGCGCACGCGCACGACATCCAGACGGGCGAGAAGTTCGACATCCGGGCGAAGCAGGTCGTCAACGCCACGGGCGTCTGGACCGACGACACCCAGGCGATGATCGGTACGCGCGGGCAGTTCAAGGTGCGGGCGTCGAAGGGTGTGCACCTGGTGATCCCGCGGGACCGCTTCCAGTCGAACACCGGCATGATCCTGCGCACCGAGAAGAGCGTGCTGTTCGTCATCCCGTGGGGCCGGCACTGGCTCGTCGGCACGACGGACACCGACTGGAACCTCGACAAGGCGCACCCCGCTGCCACCGCGGCGGACATCGACTACATCCTCGAGCACGTCAACAAGGTGCTCGCGGTCCCGCTCACCCGCGAGGACGTCGAGGGCGTCTACGCCGGGCTCCGGCCGCTCCTGGCGGGGGAGTCCGACCAGACCTCGCAGCTCAGCCGCGAGCACGTCGTCGCGCACACCGTCCCCGGGCTCGTCGTCGTGGCCGGCGGCAAGTGGACGACCTACCGCGTGATGGGCAAGGACGCCATCGACGAGGCCGTCGCCGCGATGGACGGCAAGATCCCGGCGTCGACGACCGAGGACATCCCGCTCGTCGGTGCCGAGGGCTACCCGGCGGCCTGGAACCGCCGCGGCCGCACCGCCCGGTCGTACGGGCTGCACAAGGTCCGCATCGAGCACCTGCTCAACCGGTACGGCACGCTCGCGACCGAGGTCCTGGCGCTCGTGAAGCAAGACCCGTCCCTCGGCGAGCCGCTGCCCCAGGCCGACGACTACATCGGCGCCGAGGTGGTCTACGCGGCCTCGCACGAGGGTGCCCTGCACCTGGAGGACGTCCTCGCCCGCCGCACCCGCATCTCGATCGAGGCGTGGGACCGCGGCGAGTCGGCGGCCCCGGTCGCGGCGAAGCTCATGGCCGACGTGCTCGGTTGGGACCAGGAGACGACCGAGAACGAGGTCGCGAACTACCTGAAGCGCGTCGCCGCGGAGCGCGAGTCGCAGCTGCAGCCCGACGACGAGTCCGCGGACCGCGTGCGGCTCGAGGCGCCGGACATCGCGTTCGGGTTCGACGAGGACGACGTGGTCGTGGGCGGCGGCCGGTCGAGCGGCGCCGAGGGCGCGAAGGCGTCGGACGAGCAGGTCGTCGGCGAGAAGACGAGCGAACCGAAGTAA
- a CDS encoding GuaB3 family IMP dehydrogenase-related protein: protein MTEVEIGAGKRGHRAYAFDDIAVVPSRRTRDPHDVSVQWSIDAFTFASPILSAPMDSVSSPATVIQMGKLGILGVLDLEGLWTRYEDPTPFYEEIKTLTDGNVTRRMQEIYSEPVKAELITARLAEIRAAGVPVAGSLSPQRTQEFSQTVVDAGVDLFVIRGTTVSAEHVSQNQEPLNLKKFIYELDVPVIVGGASTYTSALHLMRTGAAGVLVGFGGGAASTTRAALGIHAPMATAVADVAGARRDYMDESGGRYVHVIADGGLDTAGDIVKAIAVGADAVMLGTALARATEAPGGGFHWGAEAHHPELPRGRRVEVGQIAPLENVLNGPTPSWDGRANLVGALRRSMATTGYSDVKEFQRVEVVVAPYHRQ, encoded by the coding sequence GTGACTGAAGTCGAGATCGGTGCAGGCAAGCGCGGCCATCGGGCGTACGCGTTCGACGACATCGCGGTGGTCCCCTCGCGGCGCACCCGCGACCCGCACGACGTGAGCGTGCAGTGGTCGATCGACGCGTTCACGTTCGCGTCGCCGATCCTGTCCGCGCCGATGGACTCCGTGTCCTCGCCGGCGACGGTCATCCAGATGGGCAAGCTCGGGATCCTCGGCGTGCTCGACCTCGAGGGTCTCTGGACCCGCTACGAGGACCCGACGCCGTTCTACGAGGAGATCAAGACCCTCACCGACGGCAACGTCACCCGTCGCATGCAGGAGATCTACTCGGAGCCGGTCAAGGCCGAGCTGATCACCGCGCGCCTGGCCGAGATCCGCGCCGCCGGGGTCCCGGTCGCCGGGTCGCTCAGCCCGCAGCGCACGCAGGAGTTCTCGCAGACCGTCGTCGACGCCGGGGTCGATCTGTTCGTCATCCGCGGCACCACGGTCTCCGCCGAGCACGTCTCCCAGAACCAGGAGCCGCTCAACCTCAAGAAGTTCATCTACGAGCTCGACGTCCCGGTGATCGTCGGCGGTGCCTCGACGTACACGTCGGCGCTGCACCTGATGCGCACCGGCGCCGCGGGCGTCCTCGTCGGCTTCGGCGGCGGTGCGGCGTCGACCACCCGTGCGGCGCTCGGCATCCACGCGCCGATGGCCACCGCGGTCGCGGACGTCGCCGGCGCCCGTCGCGACTACATGGACGAGTCCGGCGGCCGGTACGTGCACGTCATCGCGGACGGCGGCCTCGACACGGCCGGCGACATCGTCAAGGCCATCGCGGTCGGCGCCGACGCGGTCATGCTCGGCACCGCCCTGGCCCGCGCGACCGAGGCCCCCGGCGGCGGCTTCCACTGGGGTGCCGAGGCGCACCACCCCGAGCTGCCCCGCGGCCGCCGGGTCGAGGTCGGCCAGATAGCCCCGCTCGAGAACGTCCTGAACGGCCCGACCCCGTCGTGGGACGGCCGCGCCAACCTGGTCGGCGCCCTGCGTCGGTCGATGGCCACCACCGGATACTCCGACGTCAAGGAGTTCCAGCGAGTAGAAGTGGTCGTGGCGCCGTACCACCGACAGTGA
- a CDS encoding ABC transporter ATP-binding protein: protein MTDATNAADASRASGPSPVATLDREPVLSAKNLVAGYLPGVNILNGCDLDCYPGELIGIIGPNGAGKSTLLKALFGLVSIREGSVTLQGEDITNLRANKLVQAGVGFVPQTNNVFPSLSIEENLQMGLYLRPKKFAERLEVIYDLFPVLGQRRTQRAGSLSGGERQSVAMARALMMDPKVLLLDEPSAGLSPVRQDETFIRTRRINKAGVSIIMVEQNARRCLQICDRGYVLDQGRNAYSGTGRELADDPKVIELYLGTLAKDVDEAR, encoded by the coding sequence ATGACCGACGCAACGAACGCAGCCGACGCGAGCCGCGCCTCCGGTCCGTCTCCGGTGGCCACCCTGGACCGCGAGCCGGTCCTCAGCGCGAAGAACCTCGTCGCGGGCTACCTGCCCGGGGTGAACATCCTGAACGGCTGCGACCTGGACTGCTACCCGGGCGAGCTCATCGGCATCATCGGCCCGAACGGCGCCGGGAAGTCGACGCTCCTCAAGGCGCTGTTCGGTCTCGTGTCCATCCGCGAGGGATCGGTCACGCTGCAGGGCGAGGACATCACGAACCTCCGGGCGAACAAGCTCGTGCAGGCCGGCGTCGGCTTCGTCCCCCAGACGAACAACGTCTTCCCCTCGCTCTCCATCGAGGAGAACCTGCAGATGGGCCTGTACCTGCGCCCGAAGAAGTTCGCGGAGCGGCTCGAGGTCATCTACGACCTGTTCCCCGTCCTCGGCCAGCGTCGTACGCAGCGGGCGGGGTCCCTGTCCGGTGGTGAGCGGCAGTCCGTCGCGATGGCGCGGGCCCTGATGATGGACCCGAAGGTGCTGCTGCTCGACGAGCCCTCCGCGGGACTGTCGCCGGTGCGCCAGGACGAGACCTTCATCCGCACCCGCAGGATCAACAAGGCCGGGGTGTCGATCATCATGGTCGAGCAGAACGCGCGACGCTGTCTGCAGATCTGCGATCGTGGGTACGTGCTCGACCAGGGGCGGAACGCGTACTCGGGCACCGGGCGGGAGCTCGCCGACGACCCGAAGGTCATCGAGCTCTACCTGGGGACGCTCGCCAAGGACGTCGACGAGGCGCGCTAG
- a CDS encoding ABC transporter ATP-binding protein — translation MSEPYAHSKTDPILTVDTVTRHFGGMTAVDVDHLEVQRGTITALIGPNGAGKTTFFNLLTGFDKPSPGARTTFDGATLQKTSATHIANKGMVRTFQLTKALSRLTVMQNMLLGARDQPGENFFAALVKPLWSKREQEITAKAEDLLARFKLLEKKDDYAGSLSGGQRKLLEMARALMSDPTMIMLDEPMAGVNPALTQSLLGHIKSLRDDGMTVLFVEHDMHMVRHISDWVVVMAEGKVVAEGPADTVMDDRAVIDAYLGAHHDTDLGDDALLNEETYEELAEEVKEEDEQEATR, via the coding sequence GTGTCTGAGCCGTACGCCCACAGCAAGACCGACCCGATCCTCACGGTCGACACGGTCACCCGCCACTTCGGCGGCATGACCGCGGTCGACGTCGACCACCTCGAGGTGCAGCGCGGCACCATCACGGCGCTGATCGGCCCGAACGGTGCCGGGAAGACGACCTTCTTCAACCTGCTCACCGGGTTCGACAAGCCGAGCCCCGGCGCCCGCACGACGTTCGACGGCGCGACCCTGCAGAAGACCAGCGCGACCCACATCGCGAACAAGGGCATGGTCCGCACGTTCCAGCTGACGAAGGCGCTGAGCCGCCTCACCGTCATGCAGAACATGCTGCTCGGCGCCCGCGACCAGCCCGGCGAGAACTTCTTCGCCGCCCTCGTCAAGCCGCTCTGGTCGAAGCGCGAGCAGGAGATCACCGCCAAGGCCGAGGACCTGCTCGCCCGGTTCAAGCTGCTCGAGAAGAAGGACGACTACGCGGGGTCCCTCTCCGGCGGCCAGCGGAAGCTGCTCGAGATGGCCCGGGCGCTGATGTCCGACCCGACGATGATCATGCTCGACGAGCCGATGGCCGGCGTGAACCCGGCGCTGACCCAGTCGCTGCTCGGGCACATCAAGTCCCTGCGCGACGACGGCATGACCGTGCTGTTCGTGGAGCACGACATGCACATGGTCCGGCACATCTCGGACTGGGTCGTCGTGATGGCCGAGGGCAAGGTCGTCGCCGAGGGGCCGGCCGACACCGTGATGGACGACCGCGCGGTGATCGACGCGTACCTCGGTGCGCACCACGACACGGACCTGGGCGACGACGCGCTCCTCAACGAGGAGACCTACGAGGAACTCGCCGAAGAGGTCAAGGAAGAAGACGAGCAGGAGGCGACCCGATGA